The Vibrio agarivorans genome window below encodes:
- a CDS encoding ABC transporter ATP-binding protein — protein sequence MNTHSHSTSAQVHFDNVSVHYHSRPTWLGGEVFKALSQLNLHIDAKNLAIVGPSGAGKSTLIELLFGLRKPSHGEIYVCDYSLSTLTNQQRQKLCKHIQLVPQEPHTSLNPYFTVREILTEPLINLGFGGKHESKLVKTIADVGLHDGVLDLYPRQLSVGQAQRVAIARALVVEPCVLVADEPTSSLDPINRQNILELIKTLQRDRNMLLILVTHDLAAANTLCDEILVLDKGEMVEHSPTQEMMTNPKHEISHALLKAQNLITA from the coding sequence ATGAACACTCACTCCCATTCTACTTCCGCTCAGGTGCACTTTGACAATGTCAGTGTGCATTACCATTCACGACCAACTTGGTTAGGTGGCGAAGTATTTAAAGCGCTAAGTCAGTTAAATTTGCACATTGATGCCAAAAATCTGGCGATCGTCGGCCCGTCAGGAGCAGGTAAATCAACCTTGATTGAACTCTTGTTCGGGCTTAGAAAGCCGAGCCATGGAGAGATCTATGTTTGTGACTACTCGCTATCGACTTTGACAAATCAGCAGAGACAGAAGCTGTGTAAGCACATTCAATTAGTGCCGCAAGAGCCTCATACGAGTCTCAACCCTTACTTTACGGTGCGAGAGATATTGACTGAGCCACTCATCAATTTGGGTTTTGGTGGTAAGCATGAGTCAAAACTCGTTAAGACGATTGCTGATGTTGGTCTGCACGATGGCGTGTTAGATCTCTATCCTCGCCAGCTTTCAGTTGGTCAGGCTCAACGAGTTGCCATTGCACGTGCGCTGGTGGTCGAGCCTTGCGTGCTTGTTGCTGATGAACCAACCAGCAGCTTAGACCCAATCAATCGTCAGAATATACTTGAGCTTATCAAAACACTGCAGCGCGATCGAAACATGTTGCTGATCCTTGTTACGCACGATCTCGCTGCCGCCAATACTCTATGCGATGAAATTCTTGTTTTAGACAAGGGAGAGATGGTAGAGCATAGCCCGACTCAAGAAATGATGACAAATCCGAAGCATGAGATAAGTCATGCATTGCTCAAAGCACAAAATCTAATTACAGCCTAA